From a single Phragmites australis chromosome 7, lpPhrAust1.1, whole genome shotgun sequence genomic region:
- the LOC133925331 gene encoding NAC domain-containing protein 30-like, with translation MEEESCCVPPGFRFHPTEEELVGYYLARKVASQKTDLEIIREVDLYRIEPWDLQERCKYGGGHDEQTECYFFSYKDRKYPSGTRTNRATAAGFWKATGRDKPVLSRSRVIGMRKTLVFYKGRAPNGRKTDWIMHEYRLQSNEHALAQEEGWVVCRAFQKPIPSQRSLYPSYAAPGGYYDHHLPNARLHVDGDHHFFGSAAASGGNSFPQLYADDLFDAKKHLLSIPQLESPTAVSCVADDYVVQRSNDSPTEHELVQGGQAVGAIDWNFLDTLLSTTSQLRDHEPSSSLQ, from the exons ATGGAGGAGGAGTCCTGCTGTGTGCCCCCAGGCTTTCGGTTCCACCCCACAGAGGAAGAACTGGTAGGCTACTACCTTGCAAGGAAGGTTGCATCTCAGAAGACTGACCTGGAGATCATCCGGGAGGTTGATCTCTACAGGATCGAGCCATGGGATCTACAAG AGAGGTGCAAGTACGGCGGTGGGCACGACGAGCAGACGGAGTGCTACTTCTTTAGCTACAAGGATCGCAAGTATCCCAGCGGGACGCGGACGAACcgcgcgacggcggcggggttCTGGAAGGCGACGGGGAGGGACAAGCCGGTGCTGTCCAGGTCGAGGGTCATCGGGATGAGAAAGACGCTCGTCTTCTACAAGGGACGCGCCCCCAACGGCAGGAAGACCGACTGGATCATGCACGAGTATCGCCTCCAATCCAACGAGCACGCGCTCGCGCAG GAGGAAGGCTGGGTGGTGTGCCGTGCATTTCAAAAGCCTATTCCGAGCCAAAGGTCCTTGTACCCCAGCTACGCCGCACCCGGCGGCTACTACGACCATCACCTCCCAAACGCACGGCTGCACGTGGACGGTGACCACCATTTCTTCGGTTCAGCAGCTGCATCCGGAGGCAACAGCTTCCCCCAGCTATACGCAGACGACTTATTTGACGCCAAGAAGCACCTCTTGAGCATCCCGCAGCTCGAGAGTCCGACCGCCGTCAGTTGTGTAGCCGATGACTATGTCGTGCAGAGAAGCAATGATAGTCCAACTGAGCACGAGCTGGTCCAGGGAGGACAGGCTGTCGGCGCCATCGACTGGAACTTCCTTGATACTTTGCTGTCGACGACATCGCAGCTCCGCGACCACGAGCCCTCTTCCTCTCTGCAGTAA